One window of Botrimarina mediterranea genomic DNA carries:
- a CDS encoding dockerin type I repeat-containing protein yields the protein MSSRLLRYASAAALLLTVASNAFGHGEGVLVQRQGDRLVTGYDSDAPGGQTIGTRVFSSYLPSNGLTTDPSFLSVSPAPAGTESLAAGEDVFWDFLPLTTGGVTSNLMHWDGAGEPNFITAEDASLTLYDPNFIAANVDGAAAAVPGERVGTTTSNALALHAHRYWELAGAGEAAAAPGVYVASLRLRMDGLAPTKSLYFAFATFGTPIAALSETVVWLNDRVDSLLLRGDYNFDGSVNAADYDVWSQQYGSATPTPVTVGEADGNGDGVINAADYTVWRDSIVASSSLLIPEPATILLVGAPMLVVVSRRRCYGRPSTLPMEALDFRSRRF from the coding sequence ATGTCATCACGACTCCTGAGATACGCCAGCGCCGCCGCGCTGCTGCTTACTGTCGCATCCAACGCGTTCGGTCACGGCGAGGGAGTCCTCGTCCAGCGGCAGGGAGATCGCCTCGTCACCGGCTACGACAGCGATGCACCGGGCGGGCAGACGATCGGCACGCGCGTGTTTAGCTCCTACCTTCCTTCGAACGGCCTGACGACCGACCCGTCGTTCCTGTCGGTTTCACCGGCGCCGGCGGGGACGGAGTCCTTGGCGGCGGGCGAGGACGTCTTTTGGGATTTTCTGCCGCTGACGACCGGCGGCGTGACATCGAACTTGATGCACTGGGACGGCGCCGGTGAGCCCAACTTTATTACCGCCGAGGACGCGTCACTTACGCTCTACGATCCCAACTTCATCGCGGCGAACGTCGATGGCGCCGCGGCCGCGGTTCCGGGGGAGCGGGTCGGAACGACGACCTCCAACGCGCTCGCGTTGCACGCGCATCGCTACTGGGAGCTCGCAGGCGCCGGCGAAGCCGCCGCGGCGCCGGGCGTGTACGTGGCGTCACTCCGGTTGCGGATGGACGGCTTGGCGCCTACCAAGTCGTTGTACTTCGCGTTCGCCACCTTCGGCACGCCGATCGCGGCGCTGAGCGAAACTGTGGTGTGGCTCAACGACCGAGTAGATTCACTACTCTTACGTGGCGACTACAACTTCGACGGCTCGGTAAACGCTGCTGACTACGATGTCTGGTCGCAGCAGTACGGCTCTGCGACGCCAACGCCAGTGACGGTTGGCGAGGCCGACGGCAACGGCGACGGCGTCATCAACGCGGCGGATTACACGGTTTGGCGAGATTCTATCGTTGCGAGTAGTTCGCTGCTTATTCCTGAACCGGCGACGATTCTGCTGGTCGGGGCCCCCATGCTCGTCGTTGTTTCTCGCCGTCGTTGTTACGGCCGACCTAGTACATTACCGATGGAGGCTCTTGATTTCCGGTCCAGACGATTTTGA
- a CDS encoding DUF1559 family PulG-like putative transporter, translating into MDRTHKAWQVCHKPASRSLCAGFTLIELLVVIGIIGLLVQLMLPAVQSAREAARRATCLNHLRQIGLATQLHVTTHGYFPSGGWSGDFVADADRGYGRDQPGGWPFSVLDYLELSVLRDAAAGEDVTAEPLAPGYLTLLLSAPDVFYCPSRRPAQPYPFKTSGNAPWTPVTGRGVVPHGRVTKTDYAANSGDALYSAAEAFIGEPNMWTPDSYAALKHAPTNWTPTNDPATPYYQTGVSYYRSEVRPAQITDGTSKTYLVGEKFLRPSLYEDVNVVDSVVMMGDNQTAWAGYEWDNHRVAWNPRSPWSQGEYQPQADTSKAGFPNIYAFGSAHPSAMHMAFCDGSASTVAYDIAPEAHRAAANRLDGGE; encoded by the coding sequence ATGGATCGGACCCACAAGGCTTGGCAGGTCTGCCATAAACCCGCCAGTCGATCGCTGTGTGCTGGTTTTACACTGATCGAGCTGCTGGTGGTCATCGGGATCATCGGGCTCTTAGTGCAGCTGATGCTCCCCGCGGTGCAGTCGGCGCGCGAAGCCGCTCGGCGGGCGACCTGTTTGAACCACCTGCGGCAGATAGGCCTCGCGACGCAGCTGCACGTCACGACACACGGCTACTTCCCCAGCGGGGGGTGGTCGGGTGATTTCGTCGCCGACGCGGATCGAGGCTACGGCCGCGATCAACCCGGCGGCTGGCCCTTCAGTGTTTTGGACTACCTCGAACTAAGCGTTCTCCGCGACGCAGCGGCTGGCGAGGACGTGACGGCTGAGCCCCTTGCGCCCGGATACCTGACACTCCTCCTGTCGGCACCGGATGTTTTCTACTGCCCCAGCCGCCGTCCCGCGCAGCCCTACCCTTTCAAGACTTCGGGAAATGCGCCATGGACGCCGGTCACCGGCCGCGGCGTTGTCCCCCACGGTCGCGTCACCAAGACCGATTACGCCGCCAACAGCGGCGACGCCCTCTACAGCGCCGCTGAGGCGTTTATCGGCGAGCCCAACATGTGGACGCCCGACAGCTACGCTGCGCTCAAGCACGCTCCAACAAACTGGACGCCGACGAACGACCCCGCCACACCGTATTACCAAACTGGCGTCAGCTACTACCGTAGCGAGGTGCGTCCCGCCCAGATCACCGACGGGACAAGCAAGACCTATTTGGTTGGCGAGAAGTTCCTCCGTCCGTCGCTCTACGAAGACGTCAACGTCGTCGACAGCGTTGTCATGATGGGCGACAACCAGACGGCGTGGGCCGGCTACGAGTGGGACAACCACCGTGTCGCCTGGAACCCGCGTTCGCCCTGGTCGCAAGGCGAGTACCAGCCGCAGGCCGACACCAGTAAAGCCGGGTTTCCCAACATCTACGCCTTCGGCAGCGCGCACCCATCGGCGATGCACATGGCGTTCTGCGACGGCTCAGCCTCAACGGTCGCGTACGACATCGCGCCCGAAGCTCACCGCGCCGCCGCCAACCGCCTCGACGGCGGTGAGTAA
- a CDS encoding DUF1559 family PulG-like putative transporter, with product MRSRCAFTLVELLVVIAIIGALVALLLPAVQSARAAARRTQCASSMRQLGIATHQYADTHRGDFPLLAYTNRAYTEWEQSPDATPADQEEVSWIATLAPYAEDVDAIRLCPDDLVRINGEALTSDEMKAGSGVPPGMLRADTSYAMNGYLRYPDRVPAGAPPAIAKAIRQRQEGMVGSLYDLAATHQTLMMLESIAADGAAGVFARADHTHSEMWFVDAELLDEGERREQVYGAVTEEVAVDRHPGRVANYLYADAHVEVISSETIAAWCAENFNFAKPPQH from the coding sequence GTGCGCTCGCGCTGCGCTTTTACGCTCGTTGAGCTGCTGGTGGTGATCGCCATCATCGGCGCGCTCGTGGCGCTGCTCTTGCCGGCGGTTCAGTCGGCGCGGGCGGCGGCGCGGCGGACGCAGTGTGCGAGTTCGATGCGGCAGCTCGGGATCGCGACGCACCAGTACGCCGACACGCATCGGGGCGACTTTCCATTGCTCGCTTACACAAACCGTGCCTACACGGAATGGGAGCAATCGCCCGACGCGACGCCGGCGGACCAAGAAGAAGTCTCTTGGATCGCCACGCTGGCGCCGTACGCCGAGGACGTCGATGCAATTCGCCTTTGCCCGGACGACCTCGTGCGGATCAACGGCGAAGCGCTGACGAGCGACGAGATGAAAGCAGGCTCGGGTGTACCTCCGGGGATGCTGCGGGCCGACACGAGCTACGCGATGAACGGCTACTTGCGTTATCCCGACCGCGTCCCGGCCGGGGCGCCGCCGGCAATCGCCAAGGCGATTCGGCAGCGGCAGGAGGGGATGGTCGGCTCGCTGTACGACCTCGCCGCGACGCACCAGACGCTGATGATGCTGGAGAGCATCGCGGCCGATGGGGCGGCGGGAGTGTTTGCCCGGGCGGACCACACGCATTCAGAGATGTGGTTCGTCGACGCCGAGTTGCTCGACGAGGGCGAGCGGCGCGAACAGGTGTACGGCGCGGTGACCGAGGAGGTCGCCGTCGATCGTCACCCAGGACGCGTCGCGAACTACCTGTACGCCGACGCCCACGTGGAAGTGATCTCGTCGGAGACGATCGCGGCGTGGTGCGCTGAGAACTTCAATTTTGCGAAGCCGCCGCAGCATTAG